A stretch of Shewanella dokdonensis DNA encodes these proteins:
- a CDS encoding YccF domain-containing protein, whose protein sequence is MAVLRLLFNIAWFLLGGLVMGLAWWLAGLLCFISIIGIPFGRACFVIGEMTFWPFGQEHVSREQLYGREDIGTGPLGFIGNVIWFVLFGIWLAIGHIAHALGCFITIIGIPFGIQHLKLALLSLTPIGKTVVTLH, encoded by the coding sequence ATGGCTGTTTTGCGTCTTCTCTTTAATATCGCCTGGTTTTTGCTGGGTGGCTTGGTGATGGGATTGGCCTGGTGGCTGGCAGGATTGCTCTGTTTCATCAGCATTATTGGAATTCCTTTTGGGCGCGCCTGTTTTGTTATCGGAGAGATGACGTTTTGGCCATTTGGTCAGGAGCACGTCAGCCGAGAGCAACTGTATGGACGTGAAGATATAGGTACTGGCCCGCTGGGATTCATTGGTAATGTTATCTGGTTTGTTTTATTTGGTATTTGGCTGGCGATAGGTCATATCGCCCATGCATTAGGTTGTTTTATTACCATCATAGGTATTCCTTTCGGGATACAACACCTGAAACTAGCACTATTGAGTCTCACCCCGATTGGTAAAACAGTCGTGACGCTGCATTAA
- a CDS encoding lipocalin family protein — protein sequence MTKPILWLGLLCLLLSGCTIIEQKIPVVSQFQANAYLGTWYEIARLDHSFERDLTHVQASYRQDGAAIRVLNQGYNPKTQQWQSANGIAYFMEGRDQGRLRVSFFRPFYGAYQIHALLPSQPQNGLYQNAIVMGPDNSYLWLLSRQRQVTKDVRQSFIKQTELLGIDPQQLIWVPQTPELTPTD from the coding sequence ATGACTAAACCTATACTATGGCTGGGATTACTGTGCCTACTGCTCAGTGGTTGCACCATCATCGAGCAGAAGATCCCAGTTGTCAGCCAGTTTCAGGCAAATGCTTATTTAGGCACCTGGTATGAAATTGCCAGGCTTGACCACAGTTTTGAGCGCGATTTAACCCATGTACAAGCCAGTTATCGCCAAGATGGAGCGGCAATCCGCGTTCTAAATCAAGGTTATAACCCTAAAACCCAACAGTGGCAAAGCGCTAACGGTATCGCCTATTTTATGGAGGGTCGAGATCAAGGGCGGCTCCGCGTCAGTTTTTTCAGACCCTTCTATGGCGCTTACCAGATACATGCGTTGTTACCCTCACAACCACAAAATGGCCTGTACCAGAATGCCATTGTTATGGGACCAGATAATAGTTACTTATGGCTTTTGTCTCGCCAACGCCAAGTCACTAAGGACGTCCGGCAAAGTTTCATCAAACAAACCGAGCTGCTAGGTATTGATCCGCAACAGCTTATCTGGGTGCCACAAACTCCCGAGCTAACGCCAACCGATTAA
- a CDS encoding class I SAM-dependent methyltransferase — translation MKLNPLERYVVRHPARQWLQRQLEQPLLLGLFNHNLPAVEHALEIGCGFGQGISLIREGFGAGTVTAVDLDDEMLKYCAARYQDKSWLTLLQADATRLPFAAESFELVCDFAVFHHVLDWQAAVAEVFRVLRPGGAFVIEELYRAAICNPLSRRLFEHPQQNRFNHAELHDCLRACGFELAKSRHLWGLAGITLATKPAGSFKQN, via the coding sequence ATGAAACTTAACCCGTTGGAACGCTATGTGGTACGCCATCCTGCAAGGCAGTGGTTGCAAAGGCAACTGGAGCAGCCTCTGTTGTTGGGGCTGTTTAATCATAATCTACCCGCCGTGGAGCATGCGCTGGAGATCGGTTGCGGCTTTGGTCAGGGTATTTCGCTTATTCGTGAAGGTTTCGGGGCCGGAACCGTTACGGCAGTGGATTTGGATGACGAAATGCTGAAATATTGTGCCGCGCGTTATCAGGACAAGTCCTGGCTGACGTTACTCCAGGCTGATGCCACCCGTTTACCTTTCGCCGCCGAGAGTTTTGAATTAGTGTGTGATTTTGCAGTGTTTCATCATGTGCTAGATTGGCAAGCCGCCGTGGCGGAGGTTTTCCGGGTGCTACGCCCTGGGGGCGCATTTGTCATCGAAGAGTTGTACCGTGCCGCTATTTGTAACCCGCTGAGTCGCCGGTTGTTTGAACATCCCCAGCAGAACCGTTTTAACCATGCGGAATTACATGACTGTTTGCGCGCTTGCGGATTTGAGCTTGCGAAAAGCCGCCATTTGTGGGGACTCGCTGGCATAACGCTGGCAACCAAACCCGCAGGAAGTTTTAAACAAAATTAA